The Deinococcus wulumuqiensis R12 genome has a window encoding:
- a CDS encoding SanA/YdcF family protein, with translation MKRGAPGGRWAVRGAGLLLAGALLPQVLVPLSARGRLFARPEDLPARQVGLVLGTSDVLASGRPNRYYLYRIDAAEAAYRAGKVQVLLLSGEGRSDGYDEPGAMYRDLTARGVPGERLLLDRSGLRTLDSVARADEVFGLREFTVISQPFHNQRAMFLARARGLDVVGLNARDVTGRSGLKVQRREVLARVRAVLDVLRGG, from the coding sequence GTGAAGCGCGGAGCACCGGGCGGGCGCTGGGCCGTGCGGGGAGCGGGCCTCCTCCTCGCCGGGGCGCTGCTGCCGCAGGTGCTGGTGCCGCTGTCGGCGCGGGGGCGGCTGTTTGCCCGCCCGGAAGACCTCCCGGCAAGGCAGGTCGGGCTGGTGCTGGGCACGAGTGACGTGCTGGCGAGCGGGCGCCCGAACCGCTACTACCTCTACCGCATAGACGCCGCCGAAGCTGCGTACCGGGCAGGCAAGGTGCAGGTGCTGCTGCTCAGCGGCGAGGGGCGCAGCGACGGCTACGACGAGCCGGGGGCCATGTACCGCGACCTGACCGCACGCGGCGTACCCGGCGAGCGGCTGCTGCTCGACCGCTCGGGCCTGCGGACCCTCGACAGCGTGGCCCGCGCCGACGAGGTGTTCGGGCTGCGGGAATTCACCGTCATCAGCCAGCCGTTTCACAACCAGCGGGCCATGTTCCTGGCGCGGGCACGCGGCCTCGACGTCGTGGGCCTGAACGCCCGCGACGTGACTGGCCGCAGCGGCTTGAAGGTACAGCGGCGCGAAGTCCTGGCCCGCGTCCGGGCGGTGCTGGACGTGCTCAGGGGCGGCTGA
- a CDS encoding GNAT family N-acetyltransferase: MTGQGETGQGLSYAQGDLDAASALRREVARDLKERGEDLWSAESLTPERLERHSPRESWRVARQGGEVVGTYALLMTDPFFWPDDPPGEAAYLHKLGVHPAWQGQGLSRTLLDHAAAEARALGRSFLRLDTAAARPRLRALYAAAGFREVDVVQAGPWLVARFERRLGP, translated from the coding sequence GTGACGGGCCAGGGGGAGACGGGCCAGGGTCTGAGCTATGCCCAGGGCGACCTGGACGCGGCCTCGGCGCTGCGGCGGGAAGTGGCGCGGGACCTCAAAGAGCGCGGCGAGGACCTGTGGTCCGCAGAGAGCCTGACGCCCGAGCGTCTGGAGCGGCACTCTCCCCGCGAGAGCTGGCGGGTGGCCCGGCAGGGCGGCGAGGTGGTCGGCACCTACGCGCTGCTCATGACCGACCCCTTCTTCTGGCCCGACGACCCGCCCGGCGAGGCGGCGTACCTGCACAAGCTGGGTGTCCATCCCGCGTGGCAGGGCCAGGGCCTTTCGCGCACGCTGCTCGACCATGCGGCGGCGGAGGCCCGCGCCCTGGGCCGGAGCTTTCTGCGGCTCGACACGGCGGCGGCGCGGCCCCGGTTGCGGGCGCTGTACGCGGCGGCGGGCTTCCGGGAAGTGGACGTGGTGCAGGCCGGTCCCTGGCTCGTCGCCCGGTTCGAGCGGCGGCTGGGGCCGTGA
- a CDS encoding TlpA family protein disulfide reductase — protein MGQTAPAFRLAGLDGQPVALADYRGRPVVLNFWASWCGPCREEAPLFAKLAARPDAPALVGILFNETRPQDARDFARQYGLTYPNLQDPGVATAIAYQVTGIPRTVFIDAQGVVRHIDQGGLDTARFNAGLAKIGVPGL, from the coding sequence GTGGGCCAGACGGCGCCCGCGTTCCGGCTCGCCGGTCTGGACGGGCAACCGGTGGCGCTGGCCGACTACCGGGGCCGCCCGGTGGTGCTGAACTTCTGGGCGTCGTGGTGTGGCCCCTGCCGTGAGGAAGCGCCCCTGTTCGCCAAGCTCGCCGCCCGCCCGGACGCGCCCGCGCTGGTCGGCATCCTGTTCAACGAAACCCGGCCACAGGACGCCCGCGACTTCGCCCGGCAGTACGGCCTGACGTACCCCAACCTCCAGGACCCCGGCGTGGCAACGGCCATCGCCTATCAGGTCACGGGGATTCCGCGCACCGTCTTTATCGACGCGCAGGGGGTGGTGCGCCACATCGACCAGGGCGGGCTGGACACGGCGCGGTTCAATGCCGGACTCGCCAAAATCGGTGTGCCGGGGCTGTGA
- a CDS encoding fluoride efflux transporter FluC, with translation MSFSLWLWVALGGAAGAVCRQATVLLLAPLVARSGFPVAVLLINVLGSFLLGLTLSLVGRGVWPDAARLAFGTGVLGAFTTFSTFAGELDALLLRGQGGLALVYAALSVGLGVTAAVAGRLLGARL, from the coding sequence ATGTCGTTTTCCCTGTGGCTCTGGGTGGCGCTCGGCGGGGCCGCCGGAGCGGTGTGCCGTCAGGCGACGGTGCTGCTGCTCGCGCCGCTGGTGGCCCGCAGCGGGTTTCCGGTGGCGGTGCTGCTCATCAACGTGCTGGGGTCTTTCCTGCTGGGCCTCACGCTCAGTCTGGTCGGGCGCGGCGTGTGGCCCGACGCGGCGCGGCTCGCCTTCGGGACCGGGGTGCTGGGCGCGTTCACCACCTTTTCCACGTTTGCTGGCGAACTCGACGCCCTGCTGCTGCGCGGCCAGGGCGGGCTGGCCCTCGTCTACGCGGCGCTCAGCGTGGGCCTGGGAGTGACGGCGGCGGTGGCCGGGCGGCTGCTGGGGGCGCGGCTGTGA
- the xseA gene encoding exodeoxyribonuclease VII large subunit produces MTDSKSPAKKKRAGRKRAEAARPPEHFLELSELLDYVGQVIARGVPGGVWVRAEIASLTDRRHLYLDLVQAGESGEVAKCRATVWARERFALEAKFRGATGGAALGAGLKVLLFGTAEFHPQYGFSFNVLDIAPEYTLGDAALRLEAMRAELVASGVYGLNRLLPVPGDFARVAVIAPREAAGLGDFRRETDPLEAAGLVEFHYLEATFQGREAGASLLRAVQAARALHDQEPLDALFVIRGGGAVTDLAWLNDLPLARALATFPAPVVTGLGHARDDTLPDEVACVRTDTPSKAAAYLVRTVVEAAAQAQEAARTIRAEAARVLVEARAAADWARDRARTGAVRRLDAADAEVDALMRQALGLTPQRTLARGYALVRSAAGQPVTRAAGVEAGERLTLEWSDGTVTVQVDAPRPNP; encoded by the coding sequence GTGACCGATTCCAAGTCGCCAGCGAAGAAAAAACGCGCCGGGCGCAAGAGAGCGGAGGCGGCGCGCCCGCCCGAGCACTTTCTGGAACTCTCGGAACTGCTCGACTACGTGGGGCAGGTCATCGCGCGGGGGGTGCCCGGCGGCGTGTGGGTGCGGGCCGAAATCGCGTCGCTCACCGACCGGCGGCACCTGTACCTCGACCTCGTGCAGGCGGGCGAGAGCGGCGAGGTCGCCAAGTGCCGGGCGACGGTGTGGGCGCGCGAGCGCTTCGCGCTGGAGGCCAAATTCCGGGGGGCGACGGGCGGCGCGGCGCTGGGCGCGGGGCTGAAGGTGCTGCTGTTCGGGACCGCCGAGTTTCACCCGCAATACGGCTTTTCTTTCAACGTGCTCGACATCGCCCCCGAGTACACCCTGGGCGACGCGGCGCTGCGGCTCGAAGCGATGCGGGCCGAACTGGTCGCCAGTGGGGTCTACGGCCTCAACCGCCTGCTGCCCGTGCCCGGCGACTTTGCGCGGGTGGCGGTCATCGCCCCACGGGAAGCGGCGGGCCTGGGCGACTTCCGGCGCGAAACCGACCCGCTGGAAGCCGCCGGGCTGGTGGAGTTTCATTACCTCGAAGCCACGTTTCAGGGCCGCGAGGCGGGCGCGAGTCTGCTGCGGGCGGTGCAGGCGGCGCGGGCACTGCACGACCAGGAGCCGCTCGACGCCCTGTTCGTGATTCGCGGCGGAGGCGCGGTGACCGACCTCGCGTGGCTCAACGACCTGCCGCTGGCCCGCGCCCTGGCGACCTTTCCCGCGCCCGTCGTGACGGGTCTGGGCCACGCCCGCGACGACACCCTGCCCGACGAGGTGGCCTGCGTCCGCACCGACACGCCGAGCAAGGCCGCCGCTTACCTCGTCCGGACGGTGGTGGAGGCCGCCGCGCAGGCGCAGGAGGCCGCCCGCACCATTCGCGCCGAGGCCGCCCGCGTGCTGGTGGAGGCCAGGGCCGCCGCCGACTGGGCACGCGACCGGGCACGGACGGGAGCGGTGCGCCGCCTCGACGCCGCCGACGCCGAGGTGGACGCCCTGATGCGGCAGGCCCTGGGGCTGACCCCGCAGCGCACCCTGGCCCGGGGCTACGCGCTGGTGCGGAGCGCGGCGGGCCAGCCGGTGACGCGGGCAGCGGGCGTAGAAGCAGGCGAGCGGCTGACCCTGGAATGGAGCGACGGAACCGTGACCGTGCAGGTGGACGCCCCGCGCCCGAACCCCTGA